The Salvia miltiorrhiza cultivar Shanhuang (shh) chromosome 1, IMPLAD_Smil_shh, whole genome shotgun sequence genome has a window encoding:
- the LOC131005490 gene encoding uncharacterized protein LOC131005490 translates to MKCGLATDDDVEALLATADYPMVYVEHYNSPIVEEAYIPTFDFAEPSGHVDEAQCSQYETPYYHHTSFHGVQSSPPRQYFTWDGQPLDESAWNQTERLNEVCGRLNDVRTDDEPEHEAEGSVASGDDDDSEEDDEEFDPALAVGTASDASEDLLDDDLIDFTETERACWIRQSTTRDGDPTAETGDLTNWLVPLIPVDASASLVARESDPSRVDDLQKNSFYNSKDDLIIAVGLWNMKRGTETKVVRSDPGRVYFSCKHSDNCNFDLRASSHGREMWRVHKLKEHSCEGDLRTAKKIKAHSKVVAAFVANRIRDDGEVIKPKSIMAELVRDFGIKIKYDVALRARNLGMEMIYGRVDDSFLLLPRYLYALKEANPGTLYGLEVDIDCRFKHLFVALAASISPFYFHLRPVIVVDGTHLKGKNSGILFVAVTKDGNEAVFPLAIGVGPIENDESWKWFMSHLRGACGEPDNLLIVSDAHVSIANAVKSEFPNATHGICYYHLLNKMKGYGPGVAELFRQAAYAYEQSDYTRAMSAMAALKPKAYEKLLRVGPEKWARSQCPVSRYSFLTSNAAESFNARLLWARRLPICSMLEAVRLVVEQWFNDRLAAAQESDENLTPEAK, encoded by the coding sequence ATGAAATGTGGCTTGGCCACAGACGATGACGTGGAAGCCTTGTTGGCAACTGCCGActatcccatggtgtacgttgagcactACAACAGTCCGATTGTAGAAGAAGCctacatccctacttttgattttgcTGAACCTTCGGGACACGTAGATGAAGCACAATGCAGTCAGTATGAGACGCCGTATTATCATCATACGTCGTTTCATGGTGTCCAGAGCTCGCCTCCACGACAATATTTTACATGGGATGGACAACCGCTAGACGAATCTGCATGGAATCAAACCGAAAGGCTTAATGAAGTATGTGGGAGATTGAACGATGTGCGGACAGATGATGAACCTGAGCACGAAGCTGAAGGCTCGGTTGCATCAGGAGACGATGATGATTCTGAGGAAGATGACGAAGAATTTGACCCTGCGCTCGCGGTGGGCACTGCTTCTGatgcctctgaggatttattagacgacGATCTAATCGATTTCACGGAGACCGAGCGAGCAtgttggatccgacaaagtacaACACGTGACGGAGATCCGACAGCCGAGACCGGTgatctaactaattggttagttcccttgattccagtggacgcctCGGCTTCGCTGGTTGCTCGTGAGAGTGACCCTTCTAGAGTTGATGATCTGCAGAAGAATTCTTTTTACAACAGCAAAGACGACCTGATCATTGCTGTTGGTTTGTGGAACATGAAGCGAGGCACTGAGACAAAAGTTGTCCGCTCAGATCCGGGACGAGTCTATTTCTCGTGCAAGCACTCTGACAACTGCAATTTCGATCTTCGTGCATCTAGTCACGGCCGAGAGATGTGGAGAGTGCATAAGTTGAAAGAGCATTCATGCGAAGGGGACTTGCGCACAGCTAAAAAAATCAAGGCGCACTCGAAGGTGGTGGCAGCGTTTGTGGCAAACAGAATACGCGATGATggagaggtcattaagccgaaatcCATCATGGCTGAGTTAGTACGCGATTTcggcatcaaaatcaaatatgatgtcgcgctgcgtgcaagaaatctcgGGATGGAGATGATATACGGTCGAGTTGATGATTCGTTCCTCCTGCTCCCAAGATATCTGTATGCCCTGAAGGAAGCGAATCCTGGCACCTTATATGGTTTGGAAGTAGACATAGACTGCCGGTTCAAACATTTGTTTGTTGCTCTTGCGGCTTCCATCTCACCTTTCTACTTTCACCTTCGACCAGTGATTGTGGTTGACGGCACACACCTGAAGGGAAAAAATAGTGGCATTTTGTTTGTCGCAGTGACAAAAGACGGAAACGAGGCAGTTTTTCCCTTGGCGATCGGTGTCGgtccgatcgagaatgatgagtcgTGGAAGTGGTTTATGTCACATCTGAGAGGTGCTTGCGGCGAGCCCGATAACTTACTTATTGTATctgatgcgcatgtctccatcgctaatgctgtgaagagcgagtttccaaatgctactcacggtATTTGCTACTACCACTTGTTGAACAAGATGAAGGGTTACGGGCCCGGTGTTGCTGAGCTTTTCCGCCAAGCTGCATACGCCTACGAGCAATCAGATTACACGCGTGCAATGTCAGCCATGGCTGCTCTGAAGCCAAAGGCGTACGAGAAGTTGTTGCGCGTAGGCCCGgagaagtgggcacgatcacaaTGTCCTGTGTCCCGTTACAGTTTCCTTACATCCAATGCCGCCGAGAGTTTTAATGCACGTTTGCTGTGGGCTAGGCGTCTTCCAATCTGCTCGATGTTGGAGGCAGTTAGATTAGTTGTCGAGCAGTGGTTCAACGACAGGCTTGCGGCCGCACAAGAGAGCGATGAAAATCTGACTCCGGAGGCAAAATAG
- the LOC131005500 gene encoding uncharacterized protein LOC131005500, with the protein MTLRHRLVIGTDLLQDIDHRTHIILDAEFFTYLDREYKEMMENARRMFSSPSEQRLINSEAPVLGWQPHANRMYSVYGRGTSSSQGDWMDAIAVIVPVFVEQRFVICSIDMLTGKCRVFDPNLYRILAQPRHDMLRALAPLGRLFYRVLEVSLWFERTRIVENPNQNLQWRQLQIEYVDPAEQFTQTDRWSSGIFACMTVERLIADSPSLSWGNDHVQEYRHKIGSAIYEFCTTPNTL; encoded by the exons ATGACGCTGAGGCATAGGCTGGTGATCGGTACAGACCTGCTTCAGGACATCGATCACAGGACGCATATCATATTGGATGCGGAATTCTTC ACTTATTTGGATAGAGAATACAAGGAGATGATGGAGAATGCGCGCCGTATGTTTAGCTCTCCTTCAGAGCAGCGTCTTATAAACTCTGAGGCTCCGGTGTTGGGGTGGCAGCCGCACGCCAACCGTATGTATTCAGTGTATGGCAGGGGTACCTCATCGAGTCAGGGAGATTGGATGGATGCCATTGCG GTCATTGTTCCTGTATTTGTCGAGCAGCGTTTCGTTATCTGTAGCATTGATATGCTCACGGGTAAATGCCGCGTCTTTGATCCGAACTTGTATCGGATCCTGGCACAGCCACGCCACGACATGCTGCGCGCTCTTGCTCCTTTGGGCCGCCTTTTCTACCGGGTGCTTGAGGTGTCCCTTTGGTTCGAGCGGACACGCATTGTGGAGAACCCGAATCAGAATCTCCAATGGCGTCAGCTCCAGATCGAGTATGTCGATCCTGCCGAGCAGTTCACACAGACTGACCGATGGAGCTCTGGTATTTTCGCGTGCATGACTGTGGAGCGTTTGATCGCAGACTCGCCGAGCCTGTCGTGGGGCAATGACCATGTTCAGGAGTATAGGCACAAGATAGGCAGTGCCATCTATGAGTTTTGCACGACCCCCAATACACTTTGA